In the Candidatus Hydrogenedentota bacterium genome, AGGGGGAACTGACCCGCGCCGAAGAACTGTCTCTGGCGCGCGTGATGAATGACAAGGTGGAGTCCTGGCTGGACGCGGGGCGCGGGGCCTGTCCCCTCCGGAAGCCGGAGGTCGCCGCCGTGGTGGCGGAGGCGCTACGTTCCTTTCACGGAGAGCGATACCGGCTTGTGGCCTGGTGTGTCATGCCGAACCATGTGCACGCCGTGGTGCAGCCGCTCGGACAGATCACCCTTGAGCGGGTGATGCACTCGTGGAAGTCGTATACCGCACACAGGTGCAACAAGGTCCTCGGGAAGTCCGGCGGTTTTTGGCAGCGGGAGAGTTATGACCGACTGCTGCGAAATGCCGAAGAGTTGGAGCATGCCGTTGAATACGCGCTCACCAATCCGGAGCATGCCGGATTGACGGGGTGGCCGTGGCGGGGGCTGATGAGGGGGCTGGAATTGAGGATGGGGCTGCGGCCTTGGCCGACGCCGCTGCAGCGGTATTGATTGGTGCGGAGAAGACGAGGCCAGCGGGACGCTGGCGGTACGGCAGGGCGAAGACGAGGCCAGCGGGACGCTGGCGGTACGGTAAGGCGGAAGACAGGGCCAGCGGGACGCTGGCGGTACGGGGGTGGGCAGGCGGGGCTGTTCCGTACCGCCGCCGTCCCGGCGGCCTTGTCTTTGCCTTTCTTTCGGGCTTTCGCCCGTGGGGGCGCGCTGGTATAATGCCTCCCATGAAACTGATCATCCAGATTCCGTGCTACAACGAGGAGGAGACCCTCGGCGTCACGCTGGACGCGCTGCCGCACAGCCTGCCGGGGGTGGACACGGTGGAGTGGCTGGTGGTGGATGACGGGTCCACGGACCGGACGGCGGAGGTGGCGCGGGCGCGCGGGGTGGACCATGTCATCCGGTTCCGCACGAACCGGGGACTGGCGCGGGCGTTCATGGCGGGGCTGGACGCCTGCATCGCCCGGGGGGCGGACATCATTGTCAACACGGACGCGGACAACCAGTACAACGCGGCGGACATCCCCGCGCTGATCGCGCCGATCCTGCGGAACGAGGCGGAGATTGTGGTGGGGGCGCGGCCGATTGACGAGGTGGCGCACTGGTCGCCGCTGAAGAAGCTGCTGCAGAAGGCCGGGTCGTGGGTGGTGCGGGTGGCCAGCAAGACCAGCATCCCCGACGCGCCCAGCGGATTCCGCGCCATGAGCCGCGACGCGGCGCTGCGGCTGAACGTCTTCGGCGACTACACGTACACGCTGGAGACGATCATCCAGGCGGGCCGGAAGAACATGGCCATCACCTCGGTGCCCGTGCGGACGAACCCCGACCTGCGCCCGTCCCGGCTGGTCCGCAACATCCCGTCCTATGTCCAGCGCTCGCTGTTCACCATCGTGCGCATCCTGATGACCTACCGGCCCTTCCGGTTCTTCGCCTTTCCGGGCGTCTTTCTGTTCTTCGTGGGCACCCTGCCCGCCGTCCGGTTCCTCTTTCTCTACTGGCAGGGCCGGGGCTTTGGAAACATCCAGTCCCTGCTGTTCGGGGTGCTGTTCATGGGCACGGGCGCGGCGCTGGTGGTGGTCGGGCTGCTGGCCGACCTCATCGGGATCAACCGGCAGCTCATGGAGGAGATCCGGTGGCG is a window encoding:
- a CDS encoding glycosyltransferase family 2 protein; the protein is MKLIIQIPCYNEEETLGVTLDALPHSLPGVDTVEWLVVDDGSTDRTAEVARARGVDHVIRFRTNRGLARAFMAGLDACIARGADIIVNTDADNQYNAADIPALIAPILRNEAEIVVGARPIDEVAHWSPLKKLLQKAGSWVVRVASKTSIPDAPSGFRAMSRDAALRLNVFGDYTYTLETIIQAGRKNMAITSVPVRTNPDLRPSRLVRNIPSYVQRSLFTIVRILMTYRPFRFFAFPGVFLFFVGTLPAVRFLFLYWQGRGFGNIQSLLFGVLFMGTGAALVVVGLLADLIGINRQLMEEIRWRLRQMQLNERTGAPEEVPPSRRGD